The following are encoded together in the Bacteroidales bacterium MB20-C3-3 genome:
- a CDS encoding adenosylcobalamin-dependent ribonucleoside-diphosphate reductase, with protein sequence MKTYTYEEAMAASLDYFRGDDLAASVWINKYAMKDSFGNLYEKSPEEMHQRLAAEFARIEERYPNPMSADEILELLRDFKYVVPQGGPMTGIGNTHQIASLSNCFVIGHKKPADSYGGIMRIDEEQVQLMKRRGGVGHDLSHIRPAGSPVLNSALTSTGVVPFMERYSNSTREVAQDGRRGALMLSISIKHPDSESFIDAKLEQGKVTGANVSVKIDDEFMRSALHGKLYRQQYPIDSDSPKYEKDIDASQLWKKIVHNAWRSAEPGILFWDTIIRESIPDCYADLGYKTVSTNPCGEIPLCPYDSCRLMAINLYSYVDNPFTVNAAFNMDLFKTHVRKAMRLMDDLIDLEMEKIEQIIHKISADPEDEEVKHAELLLWNKIREKTLGGRRTGLGITAEGDMLAALGLIYGTDKAIDFSVEVQKTLAVEAYRSSTFMAQERGAFPIFEASREVNNPMIGRIKKEDEELFETMQRHGRRNISLLTIAPTGTTSLMTQTTSGIEPVFLPFYKRRRKVNPNDKNVSLDYQDEVGDFWEEYYVFHHKFLHWCEVNGHDKDVVLSMKAEELNDLVKTSPYYKATSNDIDWVAKVKMQGRMQKWVDHSISVTVNLPKDVTEELVSEVYKTAWESGCKGVTVYRDGSRSGVLVSAGDKEPKEQVLKRKERPKSLEAEVIRFKNGAEQWIALVGLMNGQPYEIFTGLIDDDTRSIPKSVTLGHIVKEKDEAGRTRYDFQFYDRYGYQNTIGGISHMFNKEFWNYAKLISGVLRNGMPITDVVNLVSGLQLDNEAINNWKNGVERALKRYIPDGTKEDTGKKCEKCGSHELVYQEGCLTCKSCGYSKCG encoded by the coding sequence ATGAAAACTTATACCTACGAAGAGGCAATGGCTGCAAGCCTGGATTATTTCAGAGGGGATGACTTAGCCGCATCTGTATGGATCAACAAATACGCTATGAAGGACTCCTTCGGCAATTTGTATGAGAAGTCCCCTGAGGAGATGCATCAGAGACTTGCAGCTGAATTTGCCCGCATTGAGGAGAGGTATCCTAATCCTATGTCTGCTGATGAGATATTAGAGCTTTTGAGGGACTTTAAATATGTTGTTCCTCAGGGTGGTCCTATGACAGGTATTGGTAATACCCACCAGATTGCCTCCTTGTCAAACTGTTTTGTGATTGGTCATAAAAAACCTGCTGATTCCTATGGTGGAATAATGAGGATTGATGAGGAGCAGGTTCAGCTTATGAAGAGAAGAGGGGGAGTTGGTCACGACCTCTCTCATATCAGACCTGCCGGCAGTCCGGTACTCAACAGTGCTCTTACATCCACAGGAGTTGTACCTTTTATGGAGAGGTATTCAAACTCAACAAGGGAGGTTGCCCAGGATGGAAGAAGAGGCGCTCTTATGCTCTCAATATCTATAAAGCACCCGGATTCAGAAAGCTTTATCGATGCAAAACTTGAACAGGGAAAAGTAACCGGAGCAAATGTTTCGGTTAAAATTGATGATGAATTTATGAGATCTGCTCTTCATGGTAAATTATACCGTCAGCAGTATCCTATTGATTCAGATTCTCCAAAGTATGAAAAGGATATTGATGCATCCCAGTTATGGAAAAAAATAGTCCACAATGCATGGAGATCTGCAGAGCCGGGGATTCTTTTCTGGGATACAATTATAAGAGAGTCTATACCTGATTGTTATGCAGACCTTGGCTATAAAACAGTCAGTACAAATCCTTGCGGGGAGATCCCTCTCTGTCCTTACGACTCTTGCAGACTGATGGCGATTAATCTATATTCATATGTTGATAATCCCTTCACAGTAAATGCAGCTTTTAACATGGATCTGTTCAAAACCCATGTTCGTAAAGCGATGCGTTTAATGGATGATCTTATTGATTTGGAAATGGAGAAAATAGAGCAGATCATTCATAAGATTAGTGCAGATCCGGAGGATGAAGAGGTTAAACATGCAGAACTGCTTCTCTGGAATAAAATTCGCGAGAAGACACTAGGAGGCCGCAGAACAGGTCTTGGGATTACTGCTGAGGGAGATATGCTTGCTGCTCTCGGACTTATTTATGGTACAGATAAGGCTATTGACTTCTCTGTTGAAGTACAGAAGACCCTTGCTGTTGAGGCATATCGCTCATCAACATTTATGGCCCAGGAGAGAGGTGCGTTCCCTATTTTTGAAGCATCAAGGGAGGTTAATAATCCTATGATTGGCAGAATAAAGAAGGAGGATGAGGAGCTGTTTGAGACTATGCAGCGTCATGGGAGAAGAAATATATCTCTCTTAACAATTGCTCCTACCGGTACAACAAGTCTGATGACTCAGACAACATCGGGAATTGAGCCGGTTTTTCTTCCATTCTACAAGAGGCGTAGAAAGGTTAATCCAAATGATAAAAATGTGTCGCTTGACTATCAGGATGAGGTAGGGGATTTTTGGGAGGAGTACTATGTATTTCACCATAAGTTTCTGCACTGGTGTGAGGTTAACGGCCACGACAAAGATGTGGTGCTTTCTATGAAGGCGGAGGAGCTGAACGATCTGGTAAAAACCTCTCCTTATTACAAAGCTACTTCAAACGATATAGACTGGGTTGCCAAGGTTAAGATGCAGGGAAGAATGCAGAAATGGGTTGATCACTCAATAAGTGTAACGGTAAACCTACCAAAAGATGTTACTGAAGAGCTCGTTTCAGAGGTATATAAAACAGCCTGGGAGTCCGGATGTAAAGGTGTAACCGTTTACAGGGATGGATCCAGATCTGGTGTCTTGGTTTCTGCCGGGGATAAAGAGCCTAAGGAGCAAGTTCTTAAAAGAAAAGAGAGACCTAAATCTCTGGAGGCGGAGGTTATCCGTTTTAAGAATGGTGCTGAACAGTGGATTGCCCTTGTTGGTCTTATGAATGGACAGCCATACGAAATTTTTACCGGTCTAATTGATGATGATACTCGCAGTATTCCTAAATCTGTTACTTTGGGACATATTGTTAAGGAAAAGGATGAGGCAGGAAGAACGCGCTACGACTTCCAGTTTTATGACAGATATGGTTATCAAAACACAATAGGGGGTATTTCTCATATGTTCAATAAAGAGTTCTGGAATTATGCCAAGCTAATTTCGGGTGTGTTGAGAAATGGTATGCCTATTACTGATGTTGTTAATCTTGTATCAGGATTGCAATTGGATAATGAGGCAATTAACAACTGGAAGAATGGCGTGGAGAGGGCTCTTAAAAGATATATTCCTGATGGTACAAAAGAGGATACCGGGAAAAAATGCGAAAAGTGCGGTTCTCACGAACTTGTTTATCAGGAGGGATGTTTGACTTGTAAATCCTGTGGATATTCAAAATGCGGATAG